The sequence below is a genomic window from Leptotrichia sp. oral taxon 215 str. W9775.
CTATAATATGTGTGAAGATGAAAAAATAAATAATATCTAAAATAAATTGAAAATAATAGTTTTCAAGGTATAATGAAATTAAAGTAAAACTGTAAGGAGGTAATTACTTTATGCAAAAATATTTTATGAATCCCATGACAGGAAAAACTATGAAAAATACTCATCTTTCTCATATTGTAAGTTACGGTTTAACTAGAGAAGAAGAACATTTTATATTTACAAAGGTGGAAAAATTGAAGACAGAAAAAAAAGAATTTTTTGATTATATTATTTGTAATGACTCTTTTCTGAATATGATTGCTGTGTCTGGTTTTATCATAATAATAAATCCGGAGGCAATGTCAGATGAAGAAATTAAAAGTTTCAACGAATGCTTTGAAGAAGCTGAAAATACGATAATTGTTTCAACTAGAGATTTTAAAAGAAGAAAAAATTTTCCAATTTATTTTAATATAGCAATTGACATCAGTAATCCTTTATGTGGAGAAACTTACTATAATCTGATGAAATTTGGAGTTGAATATATGGAATATAAATTTTACTATGATTCATCTAAAAAATCGTTTTTAAGTTGATTTTATATGTGTTATAAAATTTATTCTAAGAGCTATAACCACTATATTTTTTGTATAGAACATGATTTAGAAATGTATTTAATATCATGTTTTTTTAATAAAAGAAAAATAAAATATATAAAAATAATTAAAAATAATTTGACAAATAATAAAAAATGTAGTATAAATAATTAAATAAAAATTAATGATAAAAGGTGGGGTTATTATGAAAAGTGAGGTAAAAAGGGAAAAAAAGTTTCAGAAGGGCTTTACTCTGGTTGAAGTTATTCTTGTTGTGGCCATAATTACAATAATATCGGCAATAGCAGTGCCACAGGTGGGAAAGTACCTGAATAAGGCAAACAGGAGTAAAATAATAGGAGCAATAGCGGAATTAAACAATTCATCAACATCTTGGAGCATCGATCATGGGGGCGATATACCAAATAGTTTACAGGACATATTCAATGAACAGGGAGATTTAAAGAAACTTGGAATAGGAGCAGATAACAGCGGAAATTTCAAGATTGGAAATATTCATGGGAAAATTTTATACAGCAATGGAGAAGTATATGCAAAGACAGATCCCAACAGCAAGGCATTTCCAAATGAGGAAATTAGAAAATAATGTCTGGTTTAAATGCAGTTCATATATTTGAAATTATTGAATATATTACTTTTTTTTATATATGTATGACAGATATAAAAAAGAAAATAATACCTGATAGTGGTTTTGTAATACTTATAATTACAGGATTATTAAAAGGTATGGCAAAAGGAAATCTGGAAGGATATTTTTTAGGAATGTGTGTCTATCCGATGCCGTTAATAATTCTGTATATACTGGAAGATTATTTTAAGAAGGAACTGATAGGATTCGGAGATATAAAGCTAATGATGGGAATTGGAGGAAATCTGGGATATAAAAATCTTGCAGAAATAGTAAAATATTATCATGCGGTATATTTTCTTGCTGGAATTATGGCGATTCTATTTATACTTTATCTAAAATATAAAGGGAAAAAAGCTGAGTATATTCCTTTTGCCCCTTTTCTTATTATGGGGGTTATTACAAGGATAATGGATATTCAAATATTATAAGGGGACGGATTTAATCATGAAAAATAGAGGGGAAACGCTGGTTGAAAGTCTTTTATCCATATTTTTTGCTGTTATTGTCCTGACACCTGTTTCAAATCTGATTTTAAAGACTTTCAGAATTGACAGTAAAATTGACAGGAAAAATATTTTTAACATGGAAACAGAAAATATGTCAGAAATATTGAAAACAAAAGATTATGCATTTCTGTACAGTCGGATT
It includes:
- a CDS encoding type II secretion system protein, whose translation is MKSEVKREKKFQKGFTLVEVILVVAIITIISAIAVPQVGKYLNKANRSKIIGAIAELNNSSTSWSIDHGGDIPNSLQDIFNEQGDLKKLGIGADNSGNFKIGNIHGKILYSNGEVYAKTDPNSKAFPNEEIRK
- a CDS encoding A24 family peptidase, translating into MSGLNAVHIFEIIEYITFFYICMTDIKKKIIPDSGFVILIITGLLKGMAKGNLEGYFLGMCVYPMPLIILYILEDYFKKELIGFGDIKLMMGIGGNLGYKNLAEIVKYYHAVYFLAGIMAILFILYLKYKGKKAEYIPFAPFLIMGVITRIMDIQIL